The genomic region TGTCGTCGGTAATGACCAGGATTTCCGTAAGGGCCAAGGGGCGCTGCCGCAGGAACTGAGCGGCGGATTCGCCGCTCAGGTTCATAAAGGTCTGCGGCTTGAGCAGAAAGACGCGTGTGTCGGCGATCCGGCCATCGCCCACCAATGCGCGATAGTCACGCTTGGCGACCGTAATATGATTGATGCGCGCGAGGTGGTCGATGACGTCAAAGCCAATGTTGTGCCGCGTGCCGTCGTATTCCTTGCCGGGATTGCCCAGGCCGATGATCAGTTTTGTCGGGATATCCATGTCTAGGGAGAGTATAGCATA from Capsulimonas corticalis harbors:
- the pth gene encoding aminoacyl-tRNA hydrolase — encoded protein: MDIPTKLIIGLGNPGKEYDGTRHNIGFDVIDHLARINHITVAKRDYRALVGDGRIADTRVFLLKPQTFMNLSGESAAQFLRQRPLALTEILVITDDIALPVGKLRLRAGGSAGGHNGLKSLIAHLHSQEFPRLRFGVGAPRDASVQIDFVLGKFSKAEQRDVEETVDRAAAAAEAWIRDGIEPAMNKFNQ